The genomic DNA TTGTTAGTTTAAGCTTTGAATGTAATTGTTCTATTATAGTAGGGTTTCAGGAAACTCTTGATTTTGGATCAACAAACTAGACCAGAATGATCGTTTTTGGACCAATGCAGGGAGTTAAGTACATGAAAAAACAATTCATCGTTTCCACAAATcagtctttatgtttgttttatttaaaacatttacaacaacaCCAGAGATACCAACAGTTTGTCTATGCAAAATAATCAACGTGTAATAATCTACACAAATGTATCCCTTTTTGAGGTTTATCATCATTTTATCTTTGGCACACAGCATGGTAGTTTGGTGCACCTTCCACACAGGACTTATAAGGAGCTACAAAACAAATGGTTGAACTCATATTCTGAAGTCATTTTATTCAAAAACTAAAAGTTATATTTTGTTACGTTCAGCTCAGATAAAGATGCAAACTGCAGAAGACCACAGTCACAGCTTAAACTCAAGTTCACAGGCCGAGTCCCACTAACAAAACCCTCCATCTTTCACAGGCTCCCATTCTCACAACTCTCCCGTGTTGCACCTCCTCCATCTGCCCCCTCCCTCAGTCTCATCCCACTACCTGCACCACAacccccaccctccctccctccctccctccccccttcccGTCCCATCCCCTCCCCTTTTCTCCATCTCTTATCCAGATGCAAAGAGCAGTCAGTAATCGGATGAGAGCAGATTTGATTCAAAAGGCTTCCCTTAAAATCTCAGCCAGTAGGATTTAAAACTCACTCTCCTGCCTCGCCTCTTACCCTCCAtcctccctcccccttccctccctcccttcctcccgtCCCTCTTCTCTAGTCGGCTGTGTTAATGCATTTTGCCATCCAGCAAACCTCCAGCAGTCATTTAATCACATGGAACAATGGCAGGGTCACAGGGACAGAATGGCAAAAGGGTAATAGCATGACTAAAGCATTCATTACAACACTCATTATCAAAGCAGTTTTCCATCTGGAACAAATGCCTAAAATCCCCTGTCACCAACATCAGGGGCAATGTAGCCATCAGCTGTTTAAGGCAGGTCACCTTTACTGTAGCTGCTGATGTGTTTGGAGCATTGAGCTACAGTGTAGACCATAAATCAGCACTTTCACTTCATTAAAACACTATTTCAGACCTTCTTTATGCTTTGCAAATGAATAATGGAAAGATGCCCAGTGACAAACATCTCTATCAAAAGCAAGCAAAtctctttcttttcaaaagAGTCTCACTGCATCCTTcactcccttcctctccttctcactAAAAACAAATTAGAGGCAAATCTACCTGGTCATGTGTTTTGACAGGGACGCACATTCAAATAGTGATTCAGAGAGCGAAGGAGAGATCGCTGCAGGGACATATACGATAAGATCAACGCAGGTATTCCCTTCTACACATTTATAAGGTAAGATAAAGGAAATAGCACCACGAAAACAGGCTCAGAAAAATCAATATCTGTTAGTGTAGAGAGTGAAAAGGAGGGTGTTctgttttgctgctttgctcTAAAGTTAGTCTCTGTTTCTGTGACTCTGCCTTGATTCCATTTGTCACACATGTATGAGTTTGTCCATTAGGTGATTGCTTCTGCTGCTAAACATTGCCCATTTAATCACCACATTACCAAATTCAATAGCCATCAACATTAGGTGAGAGCTCGCCGGGGTGTCAAATGGCACAAAACGGTCTGTCACTGTTGTGAATTTGAAGCGAGATACACACTGATGACATTATTACAGGACATACTGGTTTGTGTGTACATTCAGGGTGAGGATGTGTGTGCTGAACAAGTGTCACATCATCTGAAGAGCAAATACTTTCACTGTTAATACCTTGCTTGAATATTCATACAgcccgtgtgtgtttgtgtgtgtgtgcacgcgtaTGTGGATGCATGTATAGGTGTGTTCTGtgggtttctgtgtttgctcctGCCTGTTTATGAAAGTTTGCAAAGTAGACGAGGGCCAGTTTGACTTGCAAAATAGCACTCACTTGGAGACTGGAGCTAGGGAGGGTTAAAAAGTGCTCAGGTAGGTCCAGGTACAATTACAGCATGTAATGATTTTACGGAAAAAGACACTCGGATCACATGCTTTATCTTATTTACtaaatactgtttgttttttttgtcctaatcttttcttatttttcttcttaatttCAGGTTCATCATCTTTCCTTCCATCTCTACCTGTCTCCATTGGTGACAGTGCCTAACAACAATCGCCATGGGTGAAATGGAGCAATTGCGAAAGGAGGCGGACAGTCTCAAAGACCAGATCACTGTGAGTAGGCAATTAACTAAGAAAACTGTTTGGCTGTCAACAGTATTTATCATTGACATCATTGTGTGGCTGGTTTTTTACCCTCCTCAAATATCTGCATATATGATTCATAACCACATCTTAAATCAACACCAGCAGTAATCTGactaaactgtgtttgtgtttgctctgcaggCGGCCCGAAAGACGGTGCAGGACACAACTTTTCAAGAAGCAGCGGCCGGGATCACCGTGGTGGGCCGAGTCCAGCTGAAGACCAGGAAAACACTAAGGGGTCACCTTGCCAAGATCTACGCCATGCACTGGGGCACTGACTCCAcgtaaatacacaaaatattaTTGTTCACAAATTGATGGAACATCTGCTATTTTCTATTTCACAGCCAGACAAAATCTGATCAAATTAAGAGTAAGAGGAGCCAAAAAAATgcaagagagggagatagaATTCTGGTTGTTGTATTGAATTTGTAAGGGATTGCTGGATTAATGGACACATGGCTTGTTTCTGGGGTTTTTTGGTTTTCAtatctcttttttccccctctttgttTCACTGCCAGGCTGTGTGTCAGTGCCTCACAAGATGGAAAACTCATAGTGTGGGACAGCATTACAACCAACAAGGTAGGAAAAAAGCAAAGAGGAGGTGGAACATGACTGCAGAATGATAGATGAGAGGAAAATGTAAACCATGACGCAATAACAATGATAACTGAGGCCAAAAGCTtcatgtacataaaaaaaaaacacctgaaaacctaagaataaagaatataaaGTTGACTGAAGAAACCACCATTAAAGTTTTAGAAGGCATCTTTATGTATAATTTAGTAAATGTACACGTTAAACTTGCAAACATCTTTAATGTAGGCTACTTTTTTTGGACAGTGTGTGTTAAGATTTGATtgaacaatcaatcaatcaatcaatcattatcaTTGTATAGCGCCacttcataacaagtgttatctggagacgctttacgaAAGAGCATGTGGGATAAtaagcaggaaggatttctcctttgtactcctctcgttcctgttgtccaacTTCCTtgcagctgaggtggaggtcggagcaaaCAACCCATCAATAGGAGCTGAATTCTGAGTGATGAACTTAAATCATCGCCAgcactgagggggaaaaaacaatcaGATGTTATACTATCAAAATATTTCTTGCAGAAAATGAGTTGTTTACAGAAGACCCCATTGGTCTCCTTTAGTAGCAGATTTAAAGAGTTCCCTCACACACCCTTAAAGTGTTAGTGGCTTACATTCAGATTCAGTGATTCAACTCTGCTCggttttctgtgtgtctccagGTGAATGCTATCCCTCTCAAGTCCTCGTGGGTGATGACTTGCGCCTATGCACCTTCAGGGAACATGGTGGCTTGTGGCGGTCTAGATAACATGTGCTCCATCTATAACCTCAAGGGCAAGGATGGCAACGTAAAGGTCATGCGTGAGCTGGCAGCACACACAGGTATGGACAACGCAGCGTGGATATGAAAATCTCTTAACGCTGCTGATGCAATACGTAAATTAATCCTCCTAAGTTACACTGTGGCTCCAGGTTTctcatttgttatttttcttttggttgCCCAGGTTACCTGTCCTGCTGTCGTTTCATCAGCGACAGTGAGATTATCACCAGCTCTGGAGACTGCACTTGGTAAGACTGATTGCACTTGGGACTAAACTGTGTGTCGCCCTTCCTTTCTATCGTcaaaatgttaataataataatttttttaatctccttttTAGTGTACTATGGGACATTGAGACAGGGACCCAAAAGACCGTCTTCGCAGGACACCAGGGAGACTGCATGTCTCTGGCTGTGTCCCCAGACTTCAAGTTTTTCATCTCAGGAGCGTGCGACTTCACAGCCAAGCTGTGGGACATCAGGGAGGCCACATGCAGACAGACCTTTGGAGGCCATGAGAGCGACATCAATGCAATTGGGGTAAGGATCAGGCAGACTTCTACCTCACTGCCCTACCAGGGATTTGACTTTAATTAATCTTTGTTTGTAATCCCTTATTCTTCTTTTAGTTCTTCCCCAATGGTAACGCAGTGATCACAGGGTCAGACGATGCCACCTGCAAGCTGTACGACCTGAGAGCAGACCAGGAGCTCATCACCTACCAGGACTCCGGCATCATGTGCGGGGTGACCTCTCTGGCCCCGTCCCTGTCTGGACGCCTGCTTCTGGCCGGCTACGACGACTTCAACGTCAACATCTGGGATGCACTTAAAGCTGAGAGAGTTGGTGAGAAGTCAAAGATAAGAAAAATGCACACAGCATTGAATCCAAACCATCTAAAACCTGTATTCTGAAAGATAGCTGGAAGTTGTTGGATTGTCTTGCACCAGGGTCATTTCAGTGGCACCTTGCTCTGCTCTCACATGTTCTTTCCATTTCTCTCTTGGCTCAGGAGTACTTGCTGGTCATGACAACAGAGTGAGCTGTATCGGTGTGTCCTCCGACGGCATGGCGTGTTGCACAGGATCCTGGGACAGCTTCCTCAAGATATGGAACTGAGGCTGTTCCCCACCAGTGAGCAGAAAGAGAGCAGTAAACATCCGCCTGGGAGAAAAGTGTAgaagatttgttttaaaagcaATTGGAGTTTGAGTGAGGGATGAGGAGCCACATAGGGTGAGAGGAGGGTGTTTTAATTGTGCCAAGTCCATTCTAATGTTGGAGAGAGGTTGTAATGTGAagattttctcctctctctgtcacatcACGCTCTCACATTATAGGGGAATTTGGGGGTGGGGGTCTTGGAAACGATCATTCCTCTTAATAGATTATTATATTGCGGTTTAAATTGATATTATGCACATTTATTGCAGCAATTCAGAGATAACCCAATGAGAACAGTTGCCAAATGGAAATGGTAGCACACTGGATGGGATAAAGTTGAATATGTGTCAAGTTACAGCCTGTGTAGGTTCACATTAGCTATGctaacatgttgtgttttatatcaaaGCATAAGTTAAGTTATATGATACAATATGAGCATTTTCTGATTCAGACTGTTGTTTGTTGGTAGTTTTGGTAGATCCCCTAGATGCTtacatttactttcatttttctaattttaattaaaaaggaGTTATAGTTTGCAGATGTCTAAAATAgtgtttgagttgttttgtaTGTGATTGATGGACAATATTTAACAGGATTTGAGGTGTCCTTATTTGCCCCCATCAGCCAGTAGCTAGACCTGAAAAGTGCTTCGGGTAAACTGTTGAACTGACAGATGGGATAATAAAATAGTTTTCATGGTTCACCGAGCACTTACATAGAATGATGACCCATTTGTCTCTGAACAGGAGGAACTTTTGTTGTTTGAGTGCGGCTCATACAATCTATTGTGTGCATATGAGAAATACATCTGAATCTGGATAGGATCGCTTAACTTTTCCTCTGGTGGCATGGTACAAGTTACTCTTGAAGGACAGTTTATGTACATACACACTCGCGCAAATCCTTTCTAAGATCTGACTGGGACTTGGACTGCCTCTTTTCCAACACTGGATACACTCTGTCTATAGTAAGACAATACTACCGTTCTTAAAGACTGTCTAATAAACATACAATTCTGCAGAACAAGCCTCATTTCTGGCGTGCTGATTTCACTTTAAATTGAGTTTATGACATCAAGATTTAATGTCAACATTGTCAGTGCGAAGGtttagaaaaaatatattcagtAATTTAAGGTTTAATCAAAGCATACAAATGTAGGTTGTCTTTTCATGGATTCACATGGCTTATTTACAGGCtccctcttgtgttttaatacTGAAGCTTCAACATGAAAATCTTTTTTAACCTTTACAAATTTTGATTCTAATATGGACAGTTTACAACGTgtcaaagaaaagtttaaaaaatgggtacctcaaaaaacagaacaatagaAAGTGGAAAACTAATCTAGAACTTGTATAAGAAGAATTGAAGCTGAACATTTAATGCaaataatttttatttgtatttacaaGGAGATAAAACAGGATAGAAAACTGGAAGTTATATATACAGAACAAACTATTTAAGAGAGCTGTACACATAAAAGCCTGAGTAAAGAAATAGAAAAGCAGAAAGTGGCTGGAATCTTGTACACAGTGTTACAGTGAATCATCGATTCTCCTTATTCAAACACGCTGCCAACACTCTGCGGTCCACCTGTCCAAGCCTCTGCTTATCTGGGGTGGACACCTTCAGCTTCATCTGGAAAGAGGGGAGAACAAATTACCTCAGCAGTTCATTGTCATTCCATGTTGCAATTCACTTTTTGGACAACTGAATCAATCAACagcaactacaaaaaaaagaaggtcaaAACAAGTTAGAATTAAGTAAATGAAGGCAATGTATCAGTATCAGGGTGTGAATGATTATATGCAGTACCTGAGGCTGTTGATCCCTGGGCGAGTTGGTCGTCTTTAGGATCTGCAGCGGGGAACGGCCTTCAGTaccttgaaaagaaaagaaaggtcaAGCGACAACATCTTCTAACAAATAATGAGAAGCCACAAACTTTCTACACAccgttcttcttcagttttccAGACTGTCGCTTGTTTTCGTTGGTTATATTTTTCACGGCCACGCGGACAGCAAGAGGAGAAGAGCCACCTTTTCCACCCTGTGGTCCTCTAGCTCTTAGCCCAGTGGCTCCAAAACCTTTTCCTAACCACTGTGGCTTGAACACAGCTTGACTTGGGCTTTTTGAGTCAAAGGTGGGGCAGCGGATGCCGGTAGAGAGCTGTGGCTGCTCTGGGTGGGTAGCAGTTGGTGGCTCTGGTTCGGACGCAGAAGGCAAAGAAGATTCAACAATTTCCTTTGTTTCCTCAGAAGCTGGCAATTGCTCTGCTTGCCTTTCTGACTTATCAGAGGAGACTTCAGCTGGGCACTCTTGGGAACAAGTGGGTAGGGAAGGCTCAACTAAAGACTCTGGTTCAACAGTGATTGAAGGAAGAGCATATGCATGATCCACACCATCCCCAAGTGGCTCCACCTTCTCAATCTGAGCTGGAGGTGAAGCACCATCACGATGCACCTCAGCAAAGATCTGGGATGAAGCTGCTCCCTCGTGGCAAGTTATCAGGCTCATGCTCAGTCTCTTGTGAAGAGGAGACTCTCTTGCTTCTTCAGCCTCCTCCAGGCTAAAGTCTGCCTCAGTTTCTACCTCCACCACGTCCTGGGGCTCATCTAGATGCACAAAGGGACTGGACTCATCGGCACTTTGGGGAACAGACATTTGAGGAGTGGCCAGAAGGTTAGCATGTTCAGCCAGAAAGCTGAAGACAAGGGAGGGTTTGGGGGACAAAAGGGGATCAGTTGAAACCAGCTCTTcactctccacctcctcctcctccacagactcACTGAAGCACTTCTGAGGGACTTCAGTCTCGTTATGTAAAAGCATGCCCAGGCGGCGAGCAAAGGACCCGACTGTCACTGTATGGGCACATGGAAGGAAATCATGTTACAGAGGACTTTGCAGAAAAGCCAGGGTAAAAATGATCCTTTTTCAACTAGTTACCTCGCATGGCGTCTCTGACAGGGGTGCGGGAAACTCCAACAGAAGGTGAGCGGGGATCGGTGAACGCCAGTGGACACTCACTTTTAACCTGAGCAACAGCTTTGGACACAGGCCCACAAACCTAGGAAAAATAGTTGCTATGGTCAgtatctttttaaatgttttcctcctagaaaaaaaagaaaaaaaacagtaactcCCGCCACAAATCACCTACCTGAATGGGTGTACGATCAATTCCTGTTGAAGGGGAACGAGGATCCAGTTGTAAGACTCTGTTTTTAAGAGCTGGTTCTGGTTTTACTGGTGCAGACACCGCTGGCTTGCTCTCACTGGATCCCATGATGCTTATCAAAGATTAACTGCCTCATAGGAATAGAATTgcacattttaatacattttttttcagcagacAATAGCAATATAAAAGCAACAGagaagaacacacaaacaggatctgtaTTAAACCCGGATCACATGATGCTCATTACAGACAAGTCACAAGACAGACATTAGAGGCCTCTATCGTGATTTTATTGTGCCAGACAACCAATTTCCTTACAATAATAGTCTAGTCTGTTGCTAGGCAGCGTTATCATATCACTACAATGACCTTTGCACAACTTTCcattaaaaattaaatcataaaaacactGTTGCCCGATTTGACTCATTACTTATTTCATCTCGTTAAACGATTGCTTATGTATTCTATTTATTATAATTCATTTTAACTGCGTATAACATTTATAAATACCATggtttcaaactttaaaaaaaaataacaagcaagtgaacatttaaatgtttcaatcatGTGTAAACGTACCATTAAATGTCGCAAAATattgttctttaaatgttgCTGAAAGTAGTGAGTAGTTAGCAAGTGAACAACAAGCTAGTTTAGCCAAAGTCTCTTCgcatgatatttatttattattcttaaATTAATGTAAAGTTAGAGGGTTGTGATAGTAACATTTGACCGCAATGTGTTTAAAAGCGCCCAAACTACTGCAATTAACGACTAAAGTTCACAGCTTTAAATGTATTCTCTGGCTTACCTTACAGAAGACGAAGACACACGTTCAGGCGTGCTGCTAAAACTCTTTTCACTTACTCCACACAGACACTTCAGATAAATACAAGAAACCCCAcgactttttaaaagatttaaatggCGGGGTTgcgtgtgtgttatttttgaaTGAACCAATCAGCTGTAGCGTCCTCCCCGTTTCCCCGGCGCTGATTGGCTTAGAGCTCGGCGTTCTAGAACGGGGAGTGTCTTTCTGCTGATAACACATTTGAAAGTTGAAATTGAATGCACGTTTTGTTTGTCATGTTTGgaggaaaatgaaatgttacGTTAGTCATCCTGAAACACGCCTCTCCCCAGGCAAACGAGGCAAACAGACTATAAACAGATTTTTAGGACCATCGGGAAAATAAcattgtttctatatttatttgaGGAAAAGCGTGGAATGGATTTAGcaattatttttaatcaaattatgAGTAAACAGGCTCGGTAAgctgattattttaaacatgtctattgttttcattattaGTGAAGACTTTGCAGCTGTAATTCAAGTCAGTTTCCTACATCACTGCCTTTATTCAGATTAGAcagaaatatgtatttaaattaCTAATGCAAGCGTTTCAACTTTCATACTTACCATctgttaattatttattaaacatctCTGCTTTCCATATGTAAGTCGCTCAAGCAAAAccattttgttcatttattcattcaggaaaacacaaaacagattttttggAATTAAAGCTTTATTGCTGAATATTATATTAAACATTGCAGTCAGGATTTAACTAGCCTGAACACAATTATAGTGCAACAATTATGTTACAATACACAATATGGCATATAGCATTATTTTACAATGAAGCAAATTGTTTTACAAGGTTGATATGaaaaagagcaggagagggaggagccCAGAGAAACCATTCTCAATGATGATTACATTTATACGAACTAATCATCCAATTATGATCATCCATCCAAACCAaaagcacacattcacacacacagactgtacaCATACAACATATTCTAATAGTAACAGTCCCGCTGGTTGTCAGTTCATTATCTTGGCTGATATATGATCactataaaattaaataaagattataaaaaaaagaaaacaaaagccaCTGAAGCCAAGATGATTAGCGTTTGTTCTGTGGACCGGTTTGATCCTTCTCTTACGGGCACTTTTGATACAAAGCAGTACTCCTTCAATGTCAAAGTAATACTGTACCTTATGTCTACACCATTGTAGTGACTGTACAGTTCAAGCTGCTGTTAAGCACGGGCTGTGAGGGCATTGAGTGTCATAATAAAGCATAAACTTCAACTGAAAccataattaaatcaatcattcTCCATCATtgagaacacatttaaaatcaaagtgaCGTTTCATTATACCCAGTTCTCCAGGTCAACAGAGTAGTAGGAAAGGCGAGGACGGTCAAACATGTAGAACACAGTAACATGACTGTATTACTGTTGGCTGCATCTCCCAGGTACAAACTAATACTGCAATACTTTAAGTCTTTTGAGGGAAACTAACCACAAGATGACCTCTCAAGGTTGGTTGATTATTCACagtgtcttcctcctcctccatttcTATGCAT from Labrus mixtus chromosome 11, fLabMix1.1, whole genome shotgun sequence includes the following:
- the gnb3a gene encoding guanine nucleotide-binding protein G(I)/G(S)/G(T) subunit beta-3a gives rise to the protein MGEMEQLRKEADSLKDQITAARKTVQDTTFQEAAAGITVVGRVQLKTRKTLRGHLAKIYAMHWGTDSTLCVSASQDGKLIVWDSITTNKVNAIPLKSSWVMTCAYAPSGNMVACGGLDNMCSIYNLKGKDGNVKVMRELAAHTGYLSCCRFISDSEIITSSGDCTCVLWDIETGTQKTVFAGHQGDCMSLAVSPDFKFFISGACDFTAKLWDIREATCRQTFGGHESDINAIGFFPNGNAVITGSDDATCKLYDLRADQELITYQDSGIMCGVTSLAPSLSGRLLLAGYDDFNVNIWDALKAERVGVLAGHDNRVSCIGVSSDGMACCTGSWDSFLKIWN
- the cdca3 gene encoding cell division cycle-associated protein 3; translation: MGSSESKPAVSAPVKPEPALKNRVLQLDPRSPSTGIDRTPIQVCGPVSKAVAQVKSECPLAFTDPRSPSVGVSRTPVRDAMRVTVGSFARRLGMLLHNETEVPQKCFSESVEEEEVESEELVSTDPLLSPKPSLVFSFLAEHANLLATPQMSVPQSADESSPFVHLDEPQDVVEVETEADFSLEEAEEARESPLHKRLSMSLITCHEGAASSQIFAEVHRDGASPPAQIEKVEPLGDGVDHAYALPSITVEPESLVEPSLPTCSQECPAEVSSDKSERQAEQLPASEETKEIVESSLPSASEPEPPTATHPEQPQLSTGIRCPTFDSKSPSQAVFKPQWLGKGFGATGLRARGPQGGKGGSSPLAVRVAVKNITNENKRQSGKLKKNGTEGRSPLQILKTTNSPRDQQPQMKLKVSTPDKQRLGQVDRRVLAACLNKENR